The genomic region TTAGATGCGATGAACATTTCTGCATATCGTCTGGCAAAAGAAATCAATGTTCCTGAAACAAGAATCTCCGAAATAATTCACGGAAAGCGTTCAATTACTGCGGATACCGCTATCAGATTTTCAAAATTCTTTGGAACGACAGCAGAATTCTGGCTCAATCTTCAGAATTTGTATGATTTAGAAGAAGAAAACAATAATCACTCCCGAGAATTTGAAACAATAAAAATGCACGCAT from Treponema vincentii harbors:
- a CDS encoding HigA family addiction module antitoxin, which encodes MLESQIITDEDEKLPNIHPGEILKEDFLDAMNISAYRLAKEINVPETRISEIIHGKRSITADTAIRFSKFFGTTAEFWLNLQNLYDLEEENNNHSREFETIKMHAYA